The following proteins are encoded in a genomic region of Alteromonadaceae bacterium 2753L.S.0a.02:
- a CDS encoding TonB-dependent receptor: protein MFTRSKLSTAILGVIAASAALPSFGQNENLEEVLVTGIRASLEQAMDVKRESAGVVDAISAEDIGKFPDTNLAESLQRITGVSIDRVNGEGSQITVRGFGAAFNMVTLNGRTMPAGFTYGGGSGAGGTFGGATRAFDFANLASESVAGVQVYKTGRADVASGGIGATVNITTTRPLDKEGLAYTVAGKAVHDTTNRVGDDITPELSGLLSWSNGTFGVAGAASYQVRHSGAAGAAENNWNIAQWDSENPPLYGFAPNAVINNPPEDGQLFARPNDFRWAYSDKERERLNAQVTLQWAPTDSIETTLDYVYAENKLWEHRGEWTQWLNNNTSITRVDFDNSAVATPIYIEEAHNPPNKDVGYEQQLREQTNTLDSIGFNLGWQVNDSLALNFDVHDSSMENLPTGLGDSGEIAISIGTPVSAGFSYDFSGDMPVGSFVLEDSNTNNNGVLDEGDAGSAQGRVFYAAQKMDITQVQLDGDFDFDNGVIKFGIDQTKTDMVQQASTRQVNLGNWNVSYPGEFAPGTFSTFNFAEQYDDYDMSGSFQSGIRANDVKDLCRQTEAIYGESQGWKCEIEHNFTQDNRVEETVTGLFFQLGLEGELGSMPFHVLAGLRYEETDITSTAKLRQPLYRVWQGNNDFQVTQYAPGDKIPIAVDHDYSNMLPSFDFDIELLDNLVGRFSFSNTIARANYGNLYAGASNFSQTDPTGYRGATPTAQRNNPALLPLDSKNIDLSLEWYYNDSSYASVGVFEKRVNNFIGSGQATETHYGMVDASWGGDDPNANTRMNNVYANLLGMGYDDPDSNQLFASAVCATYDTDYMGGYSSAEITQLQQQCDIAGNFVPNNNLEFNPVDANGNPEVDGDGNPVMYNWLTWVESRYDVNGLMTDDEHPRYDKDPEAQWLTSYPINNKEAKIYGSEWAIQHFFGESGFGIQANYTTVSGDVSFDDLALPTEQQFALLGLSDTMNLVGIYENYGFQVRLAYNWRDSFLRRTNQGGSNNPIYVDEYAQWDMNASYEIFDGFSVFFEGLNLTGENVRWYQRSKRMTYYVEELGPRYQLGVRFSM, encoded by the coding sequence ATGTTTACTAGAAGCAAACTATCGACTGCCATACTCGGCGTGATTGCGGCTTCCGCTGCATTACCGTCGTTTGGTCAGAACGAAAATCTAGAAGAAGTTTTAGTAACTGGTATTCGCGCCAGTCTTGAACAAGCAATGGATGTCAAACGTGAATCTGCTGGTGTTGTCGATGCGATTTCCGCAGAAGACATTGGTAAATTCCCAGACACTAACCTGGCCGAATCTTTACAGCGTATTACCGGTGTATCGATTGACCGTGTAAACGGTGAAGGCTCCCAGATCACAGTGCGTGGCTTTGGTGCTGCGTTCAACATGGTGACCTTGAATGGACGCACCATGCCTGCAGGTTTCACATACGGTGGTGGTAGTGGTGCCGGTGGTACTTTTGGGGGTGCTACCCGCGCTTTCGACTTCGCCAACCTTGCTTCTGAAAGCGTCGCTGGCGTCCAGGTGTACAAAACCGGCCGTGCGGATGTGGCCTCCGGCGGTATTGGTGCAACCGTTAACATTACAACAACCCGCCCCCTCGACAAAGAGGGCCTAGCCTACACCGTAGCGGGTAAAGCCGTTCATGACACCACTAATCGTGTCGGCGACGATATCACTCCTGAGTTATCAGGTTTATTGAGCTGGAGCAACGGCACCTTTGGCGTCGCCGGAGCCGCCAGTTACCAAGTTCGCCATTCCGGCGCTGCTGGTGCAGCTGAAAATAACTGGAATATCGCACAATGGGATTCCGAAAACCCACCCCTATACGGCTTTGCTCCCAACGCCGTCATTAATAACCCACCTGAAGACGGTCAACTGTTTGCACGCCCCAATGACTTCCGCTGGGCTTATTCTGATAAAGAGCGTGAAAGACTTAACGCTCAGGTTACTTTGCAATGGGCCCCCACTGACAGCATCGAAACCACATTGGATTATGTCTATGCCGAAAATAAATTGTGGGAGCACCGTGGAGAATGGACACAATGGCTGAACAATAACACCTCAATCACTCGTGTCGATTTCGATAACAGCGCCGTAGCAACACCAATTTACATCGAGGAAGCGCACAATCCACCCAACAAAGATGTGGGCTACGAACAGCAATTGCGTGAACAAACCAACACCTTGGACTCCATCGGATTTAATTTGGGCTGGCAAGTAAACGACAGTTTAGCGCTTAATTTTGACGTGCATGACTCCAGCATGGAAAACCTGCCTACCGGTCTAGGGGATTCCGGTGAAATCGCCATCAGTATCGGTACACCTGTCTCTGCAGGTTTCAGTTACGACTTCAGCGGCGACATGCCCGTGGGTAGCTTTGTGCTCGAAGACTCCAACACCAATAACAATGGTGTGTTAGATGAAGGTGACGCAGGTAGTGCTCAAGGTCGCGTATTCTACGCTGCGCAAAAAATGGATATCACTCAAGTGCAACTCGATGGTGATTTCGATTTCGACAACGGCGTTATCAAATTTGGTATCGACCAAACCAAAACTGACATGGTGCAACAGGCATCAACCCGTCAAGTTAACCTGGGTAACTGGAACGTTAGCTATCCCGGTGAATTTGCTCCCGGTACATTCAGCACCTTTAATTTCGCCGAGCAATACGACGATTACGATATGAGTGGTTCTTTCCAATCGGGTATTCGCGCGAACGACGTAAAAGATTTGTGCCGTCAAACCGAAGCAATTTATGGTGAAAGCCAAGGTTGGAAGTGTGAAATTGAACATAACTTCACGCAAGACAACCGCGTTGAAGAAACCGTTACCGGCCTGTTCTTCCAACTCGGCCTCGAAGGTGAATTGGGCAGCATGCCTTTCCACGTTTTGGCTGGCTTGAGATATGAAGAAACCGACATTACCTCTACCGCTAAATTGCGTCAGCCACTTTACCGTGTCTGGCAGGGTAACAACGACTTCCAGGTGACTCAGTACGCACCCGGCGATAAAATTCCAATTGCAGTCGATCACGATTACAGCAACATGTTGCCAAGTTTCGACTTTGATATCGAACTTCTCGACAATCTTGTGGGTCGCTTCTCCTTCAGCAATACAATTGCTCGCGCGAACTACGGCAACCTCTATGCTGGTGCCAGCAACTTCTCACAAACAGACCCGACCGGTTATCGCGGTGCAACACCAACAGCACAACGCAACAACCCCGCGCTGCTGCCCTTGGATTCAAAGAACATCGACCTGTCTCTGGAGTGGTACTACAACGACAGTAGCTACGCCTCTGTGGGTGTTTTCGAGAAACGTGTTAACAATTTCATCGGTAGTGGCCAGGCCACCGAAACGCATTACGGTATGGTGGACGCCAGCTGGGGCGGAGACGACCCCAACGCTAATACCCGTATGAATAACGTGTATGCAAATCTGCTCGGCATGGGTTACGACGATCCAGACTCGAACCAGCTATTCGCGTCTGCCGTTTGTGCCACCTATGACACCGACTACATGGGTGGATACAGTTCAGCGGAAATCACACAGTTGCAACAACAGTGTGACATTGCTGGTAACTTCGTTCCCAACAATAACCTTGAGTTCAACCCAGTTGACGCGAATGGCAACCCAGAAGTGGATGGCGACGGAAATCCAGTGATGTACAACTGGCTCACTTGGGTGGAAAGTCGTTACGATGTTAATGGTTTGATGACCGACGACGAGCATCCCCGCTACGACAAAGACCCAGAAGCTCAATGGTTAACGTCTTACCCAATCAACAACAAAGAAGCTAAGATCTACGGTTCGGAATGGGCCATTCAGCACTTCTTCGGCGAATCCGGCTTCGGCATTCAAGCGAACTACACCACTGTTAGTGGTGATGTAAGCTTCGACGATCTGGCGTTGCCCACCGAGCAGCAATTTGCGTTACTCGGTCTTAGTGACACTATGAACCTGGTTGGTATTTATGAAAACTACGGGTTCCAGGTGCGACTGGCCTACAACTGGCGCGACAGCTTCCTGCGTCGTACCAACCAGGGTGGCAGCAACAACCCCATTTACGTTGATGAATATGCGCAATGGGATATGAACGCCTCTTACGAAATCTTCGATGGCTTTAGCGTGTTCTTCGAAGGTCTCAACCTGACCGGTGAAAATGTGCGTTGGTACCAACGCTCCAAGCGCATGACCTACTATGTGGAAGAACTGGGCCCACGCTATCAATTGGGTGTTCGCTTCAGCATGTAA